CAACACAACAAACACATACTCGCACATTTTTtaatcaagccaacaacaatactAAGCCTCAAGCTATGACAAATAACTtacttatataatcttcaaggAACTCAACTTAAAATCCAGAATTTCAGTTGAAACAATTATTCCAttcaatcaaacaacaaaaataatagctctcaaaatcatgattaacaaATAATATGTAATGGACTTCCTTTATGCTCACTGAGTTTCCATTCCAATCCACAACCAAATAAAAccccataagcttgctatacttgctaatctccactaatgtagacaaaacaTGCTCAGAAATCAGTAGGTCTTTTTAAGTTTATAACTGAATGGCTTAGGCAAAGGTGGATGAGAAAGTCATTTAAGCTCAACATATACCATGAACACTAACCAACCAACGCTACATTAAAtacaaatcacaaatccaatcCCACTGTTCCCAATATCTTATCATTTTGAGAGAACTTACATAAACAAagattttctttttttcttatatttaatattacactcccccaaacttattcctTGATAATACTATTTGGAGTGTAATGTTATCTCATCATTgaaatatatcttttttttttcttttcttttctcttctttctttttttttttttttaaattctctcaaaatgtattttttttcattGTTAACAACCCTCGCCATACATAACCCCCATTACAAATCAATCCCAATTATCATTCATATGTTCATGGTATACACAAGGGAAAGACAAAATAATAGTTAGGTTTTCAATTAATTAGCTCAAGGCAAATGTCAATCAATAAAAGGTCACTTTAGGCTCAACAATGGGTAACTAAGGATTAAACATATCAAGGTTGGCTAGAACGGCTCAAACTGTCCAAAAATTTGCCTAAATCATTTTTCCAAGCATGCATGACCTAAGATTTCGcctcaaaaagcaagcaaacaagttctaggataaaCCAGTCCAATCCTCCTTTCCTATTTCAAACTTAGCAAGCATAAATTTTATTCCGTCACATACAATttatcaaaatcatgattaagctctcaattatttacgTGTTTgataaaaatagaacaaaatattcaaccaagcacacggaTTTGATTTTAGCtttattcccattcaatttacacagttcatcattcaatcatagtatcattggctaatcattggtAACTTGATTCAACTAACACCCTAACAAAACATGACTAACACGATTAAAACCAAAACAAAACTACAGAAAAaccaaaacaacacaaacacGACTCAGACAACAATAAATCTCTTCCCCCAAACTaaacctaaacattgtccccaatgtttgcaaacaaaataaaataaaacaaaagtgtAAGGAAAAGAGACTTACCATAAACATTTAAAATGATGGAGGcggcggtggcggtggcggtggaTACGGTAAAAACGGAGATGGAACAGGAAATGGAGCCACATCTTCCTCGTTTCGGATAGACCACCGATTGACCAAAGCATTTAGCTGGTCTACGTGAGCAATTTGATACTCACTCTGCTGCGCCATGTATTGTTGCATATGTTGCTGCTGTGCAATCTGATAGTTGTTCTGCTGAACCAAATACTGAAACTGATTCTGTATCAGATGCATGTAGGGATCAAAATTACCAGCCGCAGGTTGAATAGGCGGCTGTTCAACCGGTAATTCTTGCGCAAACTCCTCCGGAATTGTACCCTCCATACCCTTATTCAAGAGATAATAAGGGGAATTGGGaaaaatttctcttttaattttcgGAACCGCATGCGCGCCGCAGCGCGCCCCTCCAAGCGCTACGGTGCGTATAATTTCTGGACTCTCTGGAATTTGCCAAGTGCCGCGGCCCTTCCAataggcgccgcggcgcgctcCTCAGAACCGAGCCCCCATTCTCTGACttcgccaagggccgcggctcttgttGCTGGCGCCGCAGCCCTCTCCATTCAAATTCCAAAtcttattcttattctttttttttattattatttttttttttaatttttttatagttttcacGATTTCCACGGTTCTATTACATTAAAAGgaaaactaaaaactaaacaaaataataaGTACAACCACAACTAAACTAAAAACTGTTCATGCTTTTTACATACTAACTgaactaaaaattaaaaacaaacataggaatgcctcctatgagcgctgtcgttaacgtcatttagccggacgctgcttTAATTTCAGATCACATCAATTCCAACTCGACCCTTCACGTCCTTACGAGCCCTAGTGTCATGAGTTGGCCCTCGTTCCTTATGATTAGAAATTGGTGGTGCTTTCCCCCGCTCATATAACCTTCGAATTCTTTCACTGAAGTACTTTTTTAATCGATTCTGCCCCTTCTTCATTCTGGTTTTCACTATGGAGCTTGTCTTAGAGCcttccaacttgttctctcctTGGTTCACTACTTCAACTCTACAACACGTTGGAATTTCTATTGCTGCAAAAACTTTAAATATAActtcctctttttgcactcgcagcTTTAATTCacctttttgtacatcaattaacACCCTACCAGTTGctaagaatggccttccaagtattattggaatattttcatcttcctccatatctaaaataataaagtccgtaggaaaaataaatttacccacttttaccaatacatcctcaatgaCTCCATGAGGATGATTAATTGTCCTATCTGCCATCTGCAAAGACACTGTAGTTGGCCGAGCTTCTCCCAAATTTAGCTTttgaaagattgatagaggcatcAAATTCACACTAGCCTCTAAATCACATAATGCCTTTGTTTCTACTAAACTCCCTATAGAACATGGGATATTGAAACTgccaggatctttaagctttggaGGTAGTTTCTTTTGTAGTATTGCGCTGCACTCTTCAATTAATGCaactgtctcataatcctctagcttctttttctttgacaaaatttccttcatgaacttcacatAGCTAGGCATCTGCTCTAATGCTTCTGCAAACGGTATATTAATGTGcagcttcttgaacacctctaaaaactttgcaaactgcttATCCAAATTATGCTTGCGAAGTCTTTGTGGATATGGAACTCTAACATGGTGGTCAATGCTCACTGGTGGTACCACTTCTTTCTTgttaaggtcttcagtaaccttttcttcattagacttctCCTTCTTAAGAAAATCTgcagtaacctcctcttgtgctGGACTAGTGACATATCGATCCTCACTCTTCTTGCCCTTGTTTGCTACTGTAGGCCcctcatacttagtcccactcctcaaggatattgcattacactgctctttaggattaacttctgtagcgctaggcaaatttccttgagctctattcgacattaaagtagccaattgccctatttgagtctccaaaatTCTTATGGATGCCCTAGTCTCAGTCATGAATTGGTTAAGCACATCAGGTTGGGATTCAGCTGGTTTCATTGGCATGGGTGgaggtggtctattttgtggttgatagtAGCCTGGTGGAGGATTTTGGTGTGCATATTGTTGTGGATAGGGTGGCCTATTTTGGGTAGGTATATAAGGTGGCTGAGGTTGAGGATAAGGTTGGAGAGTGTTTTGGTTATTAGACCAGGAAAAATTGGGATTGTTCTTCCAAGCTGGGTTGTAAGTCATGGAATTGGGATTGTTAGGCTGTCTTTGGTAATTTCCTATGGCTTGGACTTCTTCCATGGGCATATTATTCATGTCTGTAGCAGGGCATTGGTTTGGTTGATGGGCTGTACCACACACTTCACATGAgttttgaacttgcatagcttgagaGGGTAGGGTAGTCTTTTGCAATTGCTTCGTCAAAGCTGCTACTTGAGCGGTAAGCATGGTTATGGCATCCACTTCCATcattccagccaccttctttggctGCCCCCTTTCATTTGGCCATTGGTAATTGTTCATCGCCATCTCCTCTAAtagctcatatgcctcattagcactTTTTCTCATAAAGGCACCTCCCGCCGCAGCATCTATAATTGTTCTTGTCGTCCCATTcaaaccattataaaaattatgcaccaacatccacttttctattccatggTACGGACACTTCCTTAGCAACTCCTTAAAgcgctcccaagaatcatacaatgactctccatccaactgataaaaattattaatctcaccccttaactttgcagcctttgctggaggaaagaacttggcaaggaatttctgagctaactcctcccatgtagtgatcGAATTCGCCTGTAAGGAAATCAGCCAACTTTTCGCCCTATCCCTCAATGAAAACGGGAATAGCCTCAgtcttatagcatcatcactcaccccattcatcctgaacgtagcacataactccaagaaattagctatgtgtaaattaGGGTCCTCCGTCGGCATACCTCCAAACTGCACAGTTGTTTAAACCATCTGAAGAATGgctggcttaatctcaaagttgtttgcagcaatggttggaggtctgatgcatgaatgcactcctgtaacagtaggaagtacataatctctcagTGTTCGTGCTCCTTGCTCCCTTGGACCCTCAGTagccccttgaccattattagcaccATTTCCCATATTATCATCCATGGTGAATTCCAATTTCCTTTTTATCTTCCGGTTCTGCctgcacgttctttcaatttcccGGTCTATTGGTATAACCTGTTTTTATCTATTACTTCGCATATACCAACTAGTCCTGAAACACAAGAGAACCTTGATCCGGATTAAATGTAACAAAAAatcaatttagaacaaaaattaacTTATTGGTATTAATAAaaacagtccccggcaacggcgccaaaaacttgatcgcaaaaatgtaacacgcaagtatacgtggtctaatcaagtaatatatgataagttaagtgtcgatcccacgaagactgatattAATCACCAACAATTAATccctaattctaattgatttgctTAATAATTTCATATTACAATTAAAATACTTACTACTAAAAATTAGGAAattactaacacttaaataaatgcagtaataagagttgatttaatttaatagatgcaaaagttagggctttagtttcatcaactttccacttatgatttctactCAATTCTCAAGATATCTTAATTCTGTTGTAGTAGcagattataattatatattatagtcttattaggatctataattctctacaatatactatgccctacatctctgtggtaatcaatatattgcaggctttaagcacataatccctaaactacacaactcataaaagtactttcgtctaatatgaAATTGTGATTATTTATCTATAGTATAATTATCCTTTTCTTTTCAGAtattaggttaaaatcatatggACATGTAAATGacgatcaaacattcacaagcattaagtgtacgataaataatccacagcagaagaaagaaattcagaaaaatttcattaagaaatcatagtttcaagaagaatccactaaaaccctaataacaagattagttcaaagcagacataatgacatcaatcaaattaaatataaacataaacatgagtagAGAGATTATAGAAGAGAATAACAATTCAAACTTTAGGTCTCAATGTTTTTCTTCTGCCTCCAATGACTTGTTTCTCTCTAATTCTGCATAATCCCTAAAATTAACTCTAAAAACGTCTTTTAaaccaaaaccctaaaaaaaacataacaaagTCGAAATTTCTAAAAATCACGTTCAgccacacgcaccgcggcccttgcattcgggcgccgcggcgcgcatccaCTCTTCAGCACATCCTCTCTGACTTCAGCAAGCGCCGCAACGCGtccccaggcgccgcggcccttaaaaATTCCAGAAATAAGCCCCTTTCTGTTTCTCCCTTGCGCCGCAGCTCTCCaatcaagcgccgcggcccctaaAATTCTTCCAAAATCTCGATTCCAAACTGCAACTCTACCAATTCTCTCCGCGAATGAGTCTTCAGCTCCCTTCTTATCAACTTTTAGCACAAATTGCTCAATTTCAACTGATTTTTCAGTCATTTGCCAAACTTCACGATTTCCTCTCCTATGTCCTGAAACATACCCAAACAAGCGTAATACCGCAACACACTCCACcaaaaatgactcaaacttatcctaaacacatgttaaaactaAGCTAAAAACAGACTCATCAACACCTTGATCTTATGCCCAGATGATAGGGacaacttttatgtatggtcttgggtagatgatagggttcataggtttgatagctggctagggAAATATGACACAATGTACAGTctgaatgaggtttgggatggaaTAGTCATTCAATACGGGACAAAAGACTAtaaggacctttcgaggttgacttccacgtatagggaagggactcccctagCCTCCTttgaagataggggaattacttggtctccgagcacgagctcgggggagagttccaattaGGTTCCTTGTCACTTGTCGTTAATTCTTTTAATTGTATGCTTTATGCTAATTTTAGCGTTTTGAGAtcgttttctaatgtgatttgatcATGTAGGtactatggactccgacctcgagaATATGCTCGCCAGTGGTGAGAGGGCCAAGCAAAGCAAGCGCTCGAGAGCCTCGCATAAGTCTGGTCGGCCTGCTAAGATCCCTAAAAGGaccgaggtgactcctcctcccccagctcctatTGTTCCGAGCCTAGTAGCGACCTCCTCTCCCCAGGTCGACATTCCTGCGGCAGATGCCCCTCATTTGCTTCCTGCTGTCCAGATTCTTCCAACGCTCAGCTCAGTTCCGAATAAGCCAGCGATCACTAAAGGGtgcctgttgtcgatttctactcattctAATGAGTATGTTATCGACAACGCTGCCGAGACTCACAGGGCCACCCTCATATCGGACGTCTTTTCTCGAGTAGGCCAAAGCATCAGTAGTCTCGAGGCTCCTTAATGGTAGTTCCTGGTCAATGCTCAGGACTCTAatgtcctttatgacaagagtatcgagctcaTCTCCTCGGTAACCTCTCTCACTTCATTATTTGTTATAATTTTATTCGGTGCATgctctaacttgatttgtttgtgtgttaggcTCTTACTGCAGTTGCTCAGCtgaattataagttgaacaatgaggttcatgcgagcatgtcctatgctcaggagtcgaaggatctccagctcaagctcgcTGACGAGTTTAAGGCCGCAAGgtcaaagctggaggctgagATCGAGAAGCTAAAGGCCGAGCTCAAAGAGAAGAGCTccagggttgaggagcttgagaagctgaatgccaagctcgaggaggagaaaaaggccaccttcgagataatagagggtgaaaaggctcgtcttcttgaagagtttaagcagaggaaggatcagacagttgacctggccatgtacaggatttgggccagcaacgccgatctcgacacaagcttcttaggctcttttgaggacgagtttctggccaaatggcaagctcggctagaGGCAAAGGAAGTTGCtcgggaggatgctgagaaggctaaggaaggTGCTCCTGCCTCCTAAATCTcgatcatgggctgcgtccctctgaaacttttgtaatagtttataGCTTTTGTTATTCATGCCCTTGAGGCAAAAACATTTTACATCTCGTAAGAGAGCtacttttgatatttttaataccatGTTTGTCataactttaatatttttgctttcaTCTCTCtgatcgaaatattttaagcaatttttatattaaaagtctgcttttatgtttgtttatccatacaaacacatgttggatttaggctcgagtttccatgcattctcgcatagtttgctcgatatatccatatccgatctcgttatttgtcaaggtcagaatttacttttaccatgcactcaaaagtacttatatggcgtgtaagataGGTATTTTAGTTATATCCTACTTTTCTAGTttcttttcctcgtcctcgggtagctccccaaagttgTGAGGTTGAAACTTTTGTTGTAAAATACTCCAGCCTCGGTATCGACTTAGCTCGCAGTAGGTTAATTTTTTCCCACTTGTGTCGATcgattttagctggtttgttccaaacctatttaggtcgtgtttggttcgtaatccattCACTTATATATTTTCAATCTAGTTATATCTAAATCGCACTGGTTCGCGTATCTAGTCGTATCCagatactttatttttaataatctggttatgtccaaataatTTTAGCTCGCGCATTCGGTTAtatctaaacactttatttttaataatctggttatgtccaaattatcttagcttgtgcatttggttatatccaaacacatcttagctcgcgcatttggttatatccaaacactttatttttaataatctggttctatccaaattatcttagctcgggcatttggttatatccaaacacatcttagctcgcgcatttggttatatccaaacactttatttttagctcgcgcatttggttatttattttttcaaaattatggtatatataccactgatgccccccttaatatcctatgagtgtgaccataggttattaaattaagagagtttgcaaaaaaatacaacatattgaaacaAAAATGAACTTCATTCAAAATTGAACAACTTATCAACATAAACTTTGTAAAGAtgaacaagcatggttacaggagacatcattcctacactattgatagtaaggtcgtagatgttcgccattccatgctcgtggtaccaactctccgtttaatcttgccaatttgtagacgccaggtcgaataactgactcgatttgataaggtccttcccaattgggcccAAGTATGCCAGCGACTGGGTCCCTCATAGCTAGGAACACAcaccttaacaccaagtctcccactCTGAATTTCCTGTCCCGaacctttttattaaaatatcgggtagctcgttGTTGATATGCTGCGTTattcagttgagcttcatctcgtctttcttcaataaggtccagacttacttcgagctgggattggttcgaggtttgatcataagcatggctacgaatagtgggtatttcgacctcgattagTAACATGGCCTCACATCCATACGCCAAtgaaaaaggggtatgtcttgTTGAAGTGCGAGTCGTAGTTggatatgcccacaagacttggcGCAACTCCTttggccattttcccttagcttcttccaatttctttttcatagaactcttgagagtcttattcacagcttcgacttggccGTTTTCTTAGGGATGGgcaacagaggagaagctcttcattatcccatttttctcacaaaaattggagaataattcactgtcgaattgggtaccattatctgatactattttccttggcattccatatcggtagatgatgttttttaccacaaagtacaagacttttttcgaggtaatcgttgccagaggttcgacctcggtccattttgtgaaataatcgatcgCGACTACCgcatacttaactccacctttgccggttggcaatgagcctatcaaatcgattccccacatcgcaaatggccatggggaagttaTCATGGTTAGCTCAGATGGACGAGCTCCCAGAATTGTAGCAAATCGCTGACATTTATAGCATTTTTTGACATACTCGAATGCGTCTTccttgatagtgggccagaagtatccttgccttattattttctttgatagactatgccccccagtgtggtctccacaaaatccttcatgaatttcttctaggattttcttggcttcgggtggagtcacacatcggagtaacgACATAGAATACCCTCTctgatacaaccttccttccacaatagtgtatatgggaatctgatacatcagtttccgagccttgtttcgttctgctgggagaatgtcggtttcgaggtaatcaactatcgtggtcatccaggttggtttggAGTCTATCATGCATACATCTTCCTATTCGGGCTTGCTAATACTGGATGTTGAGAGGTACTCAATTGGGACTACATTCAGTGGATCGACCTcagtggatgtggcgagcctggctatggcgtctgcatttgaattttgttctcggggaacttgctcTATCGTATAGAACTCAAAATGTTCGAGTGTTGCTCTCGCTtttttctaaatatgcggccATCTTTGTTCcatgagcctggtattcccctaagatttggttgaccaccaactgggagtcactgtaacaatgtattgctttagccctgagctccttggctattagaagtcctgccaatagagctttgtattcagcctcattattggatgcttcaaagccaaacctcaaggcggagtgaaatcAACTTCCAGTTgtagtgatcaatatgattcctatccccgatccatttttgttggaagatccatcgacataaagtttccacaactcgtggactggggttataacttcgtcatcCGTCATTCCCgtacattccacaatgaagtctgccagagcctgcccttttatggtcattctgggatggtaagtgatctcgaattgtccgagctcaacatcCCATTTTAATAATTGGCCCAAGGCTTCTGGCTTTgacaagacttgtcgtagtggttggttagttagcacatggatggggtgtgcttggaagtaaggtcggagcttttgagATAAGTAAATTAGGCaaagagccaacttctccattaacgGGTATCACAATTCTGCCCCAGGtaaccttttgctaacatagtacactggtttttgtaccttctgatcttctcagaCGAGCACGACGCT
The genomic region above belongs to Humulus lupulus chromosome 1, drHumLupu1.1, whole genome shotgun sequence and contains:
- the LOC133820951 gene encoding altered inheritance of mitochondria protein 3-like, yielding MLVHNFYNGLNGTTRTIIDAAAGGAFMRKSANEAYELLEEMAMNNYQWPNERGQPKKVAGMMEVDAITMLTAQVAALTKQLQKTTLPSQAMQVQNSCEVCGTAHQPNQCPATDMNNMPMEEVQAIGNYQRQPNNPNSMTYNPAWKNNPNFSWSNNQNTLQPYPQPQPPYIPTQNRPPYPQQYAHQNPPPGYYQPQNRPPPPMPMKPAESQPDVLNQFMTETRASIRILETQIGGTKYEGPTVANKGKKSEDRYVTSPAQEEVTADFLKKEKSNEEKVTEDLNKKEVVPPVSIDHHVRVPYPQRLRKHNLDKQFAKFLEVFKKLHINIPFAEALEQMPSYGMEGTIPEEFAQELPVEQPPIQPAAGNFDPYMHLIQNQFQYLVQQNNYQIAQQQHMQQYMAQQSEYQIAHVDQLNALVNRWSIRNEEDVAPFPVPSPFLPYPPPPPPPPPSF